In Sphaeramia orbicularis chromosome 9, fSphaOr1.1, whole genome shotgun sequence, the sequence GACATAATCGAGGCCTTTGTATATATGTTAACGTCAACAAAGCTAAGATTAAAAATAATACAGCAAGCGAAGTTGcatgtaataacaataataactgaACACCACTTTTAAGTAATGGTATTAAGATTATCTATCAATAAAATGTGCCAAACTATAAATCTGACAAACATGCTTTTTTCTAATTACATGCAGTTTTAGTACTGGAACATCAAAATAAATAGACTCTTGTGAGTTGGGCAGTTCACAGGGTTGTTGTTAAAATGTAACATAGTGTCTATTTACACCATTTTACTTAGAATATTGTACTAAAAAGATAGAACATTCTGTATTAGCATctacatattttttatatatagttgtatattTGATAACTTCAGAGCTACACTTTTTGCACCAGTGGTTGCTGGTTTGATTTAACATGGTTCAGTGTATTTTAGAGGATACTGGTGATTACAGCTACACCTTAGTCTtgctttatgctgttttttttccactaaaggatttttaatgtgtttggtttactGTTCACATCCTTGTTAGTATTAATAATCATCAATTATTTAAGTCacatatttctcttttatttagtAAAACAGCCAAGGATATTTTGTCAGGAAATATTATGTATTTTGAGAGTGTCATACAACTTGTTTCAATCACCTGTTCATTGTCTTATGTGAAGCTACCGGACTGTTACACCTTTTATTAAACCAAAGGAAGTTTAGATGGGCTGTATCAATAAACATGTAGACAACACAACCAATGACAATCAGTTCTCAAGTCTTCTGTCCTTTCACATCTAAATGACAGCGTTGAGCATTGATTGAcacattgtgttttttctgaAATGTTCCCACTCCAGATGTGATATTCTACGGTGTTATTTCTGAACAGAAGGGCagcaaattagattagattagatttaactttactgatcctttgggcagagtccTCAGGGAAATGAGGTTCCAGAAGCACTACAACACTGAGCATACACACAAGAAACaccacaagaaaaaagcaatacaataacatcactataaaaaacaaaaaacagtagtgaaaaaactgaaattacagaTTGGAAAGTAGAaccagaaacaagtggcaaagtcgTAATAAAGATAATAAGTACAGTTAAGCATACTACCAATACAAAAACAAGTTTACTATCAGGTACAACAaagacacattattattattattattatacacatTATTGAAGATGGAACCTGTAAAGCAGAACTTGAGGAAAATATTTTTTGATCAACTAATCAGTGCAGGTGAAATGAAATTACAGATACtacacattttcaaaacatcaaCAGACATATGAACCCTGTGTTGGACACAGTCTGTTAAACTAACACTCAataaaactgaattatttttaCTTGAAGAAAACTCCAGAGAACCCTCACTAAATctcagggtgtattcacaccaggaaagtccgatagttcacttgctttggtccggaccaaatttttttttttttttttttttaatttggtgcggttcgtattcacactgtacatttttgtaagtggaccaaaatctgtaaacaaaaccacgtgtgctgaggtcgttcaaccattggacagaaatgagcagtgcccattaaagcgctcagtccaaagtgaaaggacagaatcatggacattttgcgtgctgtttttgttatcgtcataacggtttttacagatgcagacgtttgcacaagtgtttgagcagcaagagcgtctgatgcaacgtcaggtttacagtattgtagaattcatttctcaatgacgaagacacagggcaagacggctatggaggacagcgctcatgtgtgcacatcatgttgtgactgttggtctgattcacaccagacagaacaggtctgaagtgtgaattctgctagtatatgaaaagactgttctccaaaagcattagtgctccgtactgcttacctatgtgtatctatcctatatcaccgttcagtttagccaggtacagaattccttaacgcaggtaaagtttgctggggctgatgaagtcatttattatttcaagcacaacagacaaatctaaccgtcatcctaatcattctctcgctgaacaagctgaaaacgtcggagtttttatatgtcctttctagcagctgtgttatatgcacatctgcccagagGCAGCGTGTCGCTTCGAGCTCCAAATTTGACCAGGGCTCATgttcagctccgtagcctatcctcactctgagcgcttctctggtaaaactctgttgtccataatgctcgacgcacgacgggagctcgttaggttcaaaaaacccaactgtgtcggatcgggtccggtctgctttcacaTCTCagacgaaccgcaccagggttcgtatggaaccgcaccgagaccacctcttcaactgggtctcggttcgcttgtttggtccggaacagagttcggtggtttttattcacaccagcccaaaaggtccgaaccaagggagcaaacgaactctggtccgtttaaacggaccaaacaaggcaggtgtgaatacaccctcagaTCATCAGGTGAATATGAATTAGAGTTCAGTGGGTGGGTTCctctgtctgacctcctcctcaTTTCTTGGGACGTGGAAGTCCACATATGGACACCATTTAGTATTAAGGCACACCAGTTTCTTCAGAGTGGCCGTTTTAATGATATTAAAGCCCGTCTCTCCTCCAAAGGTGCTGGGCTTCCAGTATGCAGGGGAGCAGATGGGATTTCCCATCAGGCCTTTCAAGGAGAAGGGTGCACCAATCTCCACCATACTCTCACCAAATATAGCTTTGGAGCGTGTTTTTTCCAGTAGGAGGCCGGGGTAAAACTCCAAAGCATCTACATCACCGTACAGTTCCTCCAGTCCTCTGGCCATCTCTGGGtcgtctgtaaaaaaaaaaaaaaaaaaaaagaaaaaaaaaaagaaacacgtgGTGTTCAGGGTATACACTGGCTTCCAACTATTTTCTCCTTGTGAATTTAATGTCCCTTGAGCTGAACAGGGGTGTATGGTGAGGTGTTAGGATGTATGAGGATGTAAGGGGGAGGTAATATCTTTGGGGGTGAGGGCTGCAGCTGTATTACTTGTGTGACAAAGCTTGTTGTTCCCTAACTGGCCCTCACCAACACCAACCTTGTCTATGGCTCCAAGTAGCAGAGTACCTGTGGCCACACCACAGTAAACTGCTTCGACCAGCAGGTTAAACTAGCCATGCATGTCTGAACCCCTGGTGAGAGCTTAGAGAGGAGAAAGGTgccacttgggggggggggggggggcgggggggcttaATAGAATGATGGGTGAACCACATCTACTCTACCACTGCCGAACCACTGCTACTCTCTAGGTCCAGTGGTTAGATCTTTggctttggtgtttttatttttcagtggttGAATGAAGGCTGTGTGTGGTTCGCAGCCTGTTGCAGCTGGAGGTTTGAGCAAGAGAAATGAGTGCataaaagaactgaaaaaaatctgtgctctaaatgacaaaaaataaatgtagtttcTATACTGTTCTTCAACATAATGTATTCTCTGCTGTGTTGTACACCTGAAATAAAAAATGATGTACTTGCTAATTAATATCTTTGTAAAAATATACATGTCAACTATTATCCAAGGGCAGTatcaaaacaacccaaaatacTAAGACTAATAAGAATACTAAGACTAATAAGATTACCATGAATACTGCAGTGGAAAACACTGATGTAATCTTCACATCTGAAGTGTACTGCAGTGTCACTTTTCACTTCCTACTTAAAACATGAGgataataaaacacatttctgaTGCCAAGATTCACAAAAGGTTTTGCTTTAGTGAAACTTTTACTTATGTGAACTTGAAATAAAAACCCAATGTAAAATGTAACTGTTTTGGTTGAATACTCTGTTGTACGTCGCTCATGCTTACCGGTGAATTCAGAAAAAGAAGAATATGGTTTCAGGTTGAACTTCTTCCTGTATTCATTGAAAGGCTGTATACGCGCTGCTCTTGACTCTATGATGACTTTCTCTCCCACATTCAGCAGTACCTCGTGCAAGTTGTGACCTCCACCTATCTGAAACAAAAGACCAAAGATATTATTCATTCAGTAATCCCAACAGCTACAAAAAAGCAGATAGAGATAGCACAGAGTGAAATACGGCGTTTCATCTGATGCTGTTTAAAGACTGGATCTGAGAATACACATCATACAATTATAGGAAATGGTCATGAAAGGACATAATTAAAGCCGTGGTGATTCAGCATATCAAAATCAGTGTCACTACTGTCTATGTGAGAAATTCTCATGCACTCATTACTGTGATGATTTGTACGATACAAACAGACACAGCTGAGCAGAGgagtaatgaaaatgtttgactACATGGGAGTGGAAGTGCACCTGGATTAGAATGCTGTTTTTAGTTGCAGTTTTACATATGCGTAGGAAGCTGAAGTGATTAACACTGAGGGGGTTTTTTTAATGTCAGAGACCAATTCTTATCAATGTAGAATTTCAGATTAGACTAAAAACAACTTCCTCGTCAGCACTTCCTGCCTTATAACAATGTCTTTATCACACTCTACCACTGAATATAGGTAGGTTTAAGAATCACATACACTATATGTCAATTATTGGATTATTACTGTAAAACTTGGTAATGTTGGTCTGGTGCAATTAAAATGTCACACAAATGTAGTGGAGTGTCAGGTGGGGCTGCATTTCAGAGATCATGTTTTTATTATCTGTTTTTGTTAGTTCGTCTGCCAGTTGGGTTACACAGACACTAGTGCATTTATTTCTGCCAACAATCACTTTATGAAACCTTTGAGAACCAGGCGAAAACATCAGTTTTCCAGCCTGCTGTCAAAACTCAAAGAAACATCTAATTTACTAACAATAAAGAAAATGCTCCTTGTTTTCTGCCCTGCCAACTCTTACggtctctctctccccctccttgCTGGTGACCAATCAGGTGGCTCAGTCCCTCCCACGCTAACCAGGTGATGGGTGCAGCCGCAGCTTTTCAAATTCAGCAGTGGCAGAAGCCTGCCGCTGTCTCTCAGCCTTGCTACACCAGCAtctccctctttttctttctcaATTGGCATCCATCATTTTCACACACCACACTACTGATAATGCTGATTTTCTATATAGACCTTACCTTATTACTAGTTTGATTAATCTTATTTATGCCCAATTTtattaataactagaagcactcggttagcgcagacctccgccaaggctgatcagtgggcccccccgtgggcccccccacccccgatcaccaccaaaatttaatcatttcttccttatcccatttccaacaaaccctgaaaatttcatcaaaatctgtccataactttttgagttatgttgcacactaatggacagacaaacagacagacaaacaaacaaacaaaccctggcaaaaacataacctccttggcagaggtaaatatttgTTTGCCGACATCCTCCTGTGTTTGAGAGTTCTATCAAGGCCCTACGAGCCAGTCTTGACAGTGTTGTCTGTACTTTCCCATCAAGCCTTGCCAAGTGGTTTACTTGGTTCTTTTTGGCAACATAGTGTTAATTTTTAAACAACAGCTGAAGAAATTGGTCCTAGATTCTGGTGAACTGCCCTACCTGTCCAGCAGGCTGTCGAGAGAAGGCATCCACCAGTTTCTCCACCCCATAGTGCATGAGGAGGGAGGTGTTGTACATAAAATGGGAGTAAGGGATTTCATCTCCGTCGATGAGGAAGCTGTCAGGCATCAGAGGGTGCCAGTGGTAGAGGTGACAGAACTCCAGTGCGATGCGGTTGCTGTACTGAAAACGTGCATTGAAGAGGAGGGAGGGGTCAAACTTGAGCTTCATCTGGTAGCCGCTCAGCTGCTGCACATATTCTTCAATTATGATGTTCACCGTCTCACCTGGTGGGATGAAAAACTCTTGATGTCATTTCAAGCAGCTCAAAGACACTTAAATTAAGAACTAAATACCATAAGGTTGAATCACTGAACCAGTAAGCGGGAAAGAACATgtctgtcaaatttgaaaagaatcaggtgaatagtgtcccCTCAttctatgaaaaagaaaacacaattttttttttttatctttagttGACGATATacaaatttattaaacatttattagATCCCTCAAATGTCTTGAAACTAATTCTGTTAAAAAACTGCCCCAGCTTTTGAAAAATTGCCTGGTGaagttttttttcatcttgtaatTGATGTTTTTGGCCAAAGAGATATGTTTGGTATGAAGACTGTAAAAAAATGATGTGCTTTGAAGAACAGTGATGAATGAGTGAGAAGGATAACCTGAAAATCAGGTTATGATCACAAACATAAGTCAACACATTTGGCAACTTTTGGGTCTCACAACTCTGATGATCATTTTTGCTTCAAGTCTGTGTGATGCAGGCCCATCAAAATGAAAACACATTATACAGTTTTTACTGCTTTTCCAATGACCAAGCTTGTTTTCATCACTTTGTAAGTTATCAACCAAAcatgattagattagatataaCTTCATTGATCCCTTGGGTAGATCCCTCAGGACATTAAGGATTTGTTACAGAATTATTTGAGGAGACTGTGAAAAGTGATTTATCCACCATCAGCTGAAACACTACACAGGCACGAATAGCACATTAAGATGAGGATGTGCCACAGATTACAAGTATGTTCAGGAACTCCTGTTGCATGTTCTTTCacaatcaagaaaaaaataccCTTAAAATTATTTGGACAAAACATATTTCATTCATTAAAACTCTCAAAGACATTCAATACATCTGATAAaggaaaaaactaaattaaagactagaaaagcactcggagagcgcagacctccgccaaggcagatcagtaccccccccaaaatttaatcatttgttccctgtgccagtatcaacatttcctgaaattttcatccaaatccgtccataactttttgagttatcttgcacacggacagacagacagacagacagacagacaaaccaacgctggcaaaaacataacctccttggcggaggtaaaaacaccagacaaaaAGATTGTCTTTACTTAAGGAAAAGTCTCACCAATGATGATGAGTCGGGCGGTCTGGAAGAGCTGCTCGTCGTCCCAGGTGGGATGCTCTGCCTTCAGGATGTCACACACTCTGTTGTGCTCTCTCAGCCATATGGTGGCGTACATGGTCAGGCCTGGCAGGATGCCAAAAAACTCATGACCAATGGCCAGACGCTGCTCTGGAGGAAAGGCTTCTGGGTACACCATGTGTACTGGGACATCAGATACTGTAGGGGGGTACACCTCATCATCTACTAactagacaaacaaaaaaacacccaaatataTTCTGATTACATTATATCTTTGCATgattgacaaaaataataaaaaaaaaattaaacagattTTCTGACTGCAAGACCTGATGACAAAATACATATCAACCATCAGCAAACTAGAGTCAGAAGAGGATGGCACATTGCCCTGTCTCTCAAAAAAATGAATATTGCTTATTTTAGACAAAACAGCCAAAGACATATGATGGACAGGTTGTGCAGCTTTGTTGCCAAAACGTACAATACACTCACATTAATTCTTAAAGACTCCACTTGAACAAATAACAATACATTAGAGCAAAGGAGGTGAAAAAAACAGAGTGATGACGGACAAACATGTTCGCTATATTCCCCTGTCTTATATTCCAGGGGGACAAAAAGCAACACTTGTAAGGGTGTCAATGTGTATTATTtgttaaacaatgaaaataagcagGTAGACACTGATTGGAGAAACACAACTGATATATTAGAACAAAGCACTGTAGACATGCACTGTActtaagtgaaaatacaatgtaTTTAATACCTGGTATTTAAGTTTTCCATCCTTGTGAAGTCGAAGCAGATGCTGACGTTCGAGGTTGTCTCCATAAATGTTGCTCGCATCAACCTAGATATACAACAATAAAGTCATTTAACAGGCTAATAAAAAGACCCTTGATTTACCCGTGATTCTCAGGATGTTTATTGTGTATTTCAGCTCATATGTATCTCACTCCATGTCCTAAAGCCTTGGTGAAACCTCCACGAACATGAGACCTCGTCTTAAAGAACTGGTGTGTAAAATGCTGAGCCATGAATGCGAACATCACATTGGTCCCCTGGGGGTCTGGCCTAAATGTCTTCCTCTTAAAAAAACGCTCTGTCAGCACATTGGGATCTGGTAGAGTAGGTTTGCCTGCAGAGAAAGACAATATTTGCATGTTATGATTTCTTTTGATAATAATAGTAAGTAGGTTGGTAAAAGGTCTCACCCTTTGTTCCCATTGGTAAAGGGCAGTCTTCAGGTATGGGAGGTAGGATACGGGTGTAGTAGGAGATATTGTGGTAGGACTCCCAGTTGAGGTACCCATACTTTGTATTGTAGGTCGGGGGACTTGGAATAAGTTCACTTCTGACTTTGGTAAAATGAAAGCACAGATGTCAGTGGGTAGAGTTCTGTTTTTCATATGCACTGGTTAGATTTTAAtgggatatttaaaaaaaaaaaacatgactttgtGAATGAACAGGATGCAGCCTTAAAATCAAACACATCCTAAGTATGGAACttagaaaaatcttttttgtctaCTTTTCATCTTTCCAAAATTGTCTCCCTCAAAAGGCAGTTAAAGATCTTTTAAATACATCCTTTCATAATTATTTGTATTTTGATCAACTCCAGTACAAACATAATCACCCAGGAAGGGTCTTGTTTTATCCTTCATGATCTAATTTTGTTGGTTCAGCAAATTTGTTTGAGGGAGTTATGTTCTTTcttactttaatttttttatctACCTGTTAGCACCAGTCTCATGAGGATATCTCCCAGAAAAGAGTTGTTGACCAGAGCCCAGAACCACTGGAAGTGAGTGAGGACGTAGTGAGAGAATGAAGGGCTCGGTTTTAGCATGAGATGAACCCAGGTCCAGAACTCCgctacaaaaacatgaaaaaacacatttcacaacACCATTTACTGCAAAACTAACTAATCTAACAAACCGATCTAACTCTCTTTATATTTTGTATTGGAATACATgctttgtcttttctcttttatattcacTGTCTTTCCAAAGCCTGAGCCATAAACAAGGAAATCCAAATGTACTGCAGTGTAATAGTAAAAAATGGATGTAAACACACAGATTATGTTGCACTAGGAATTCTGAGTCCTTTGGGAGAAGTGTTTCATTTCACTCAGTAACAACTCGGTGacctctgtgatgatctttaaTGTCTT encodes:
- the ptgs1 gene encoding prostaglandin G/H synthase 1 isoform X1, which translates into the protein MHRIQQCCKDTEPTADFLGVTYLCLWVFMSLLFLEKSLCVEDSNTVNPCCYYPCQNSGVCVRFGLENYECDCTRTGFYGENCTVPEFWTWVHLMLKPSPSFSHYVLTHFQWFWALVNNSFLGDILMRLVLTVRSELIPSPPTYNTKYGYLNWESYHNISYYTRILPPIPEDCPLPMGTKGKPTLPDPNVLTERFFKRKTFRPDPQGTNVMFAFMAQHFTHQFFKTRSHVRGGFTKALGHGVDASNIYGDNLERQHLLRLHKDGKLKYQLVDDEVYPPTVSDVPVHMVYPEAFPPEQRLAIGHEFFGILPGLTMYATIWLREHNRVCDILKAEHPTWDDEQLFQTARLIIIGETVNIIIEEYVQQLSGYQMKLKFDPSLLFNARFQYSNRIALEFCHLYHWHPLMPDSFLIDGDEIPYSHFMYNTSLLMHYGVEKLVDAFSRQPAGQIGGGHNLHEVLLNVGEKVIIESRAARIQPFNEYRKKFNLKPYSSFSEFTDDPEMARGLEELYGDVDALEFYPGLLLEKTRSKAIFGESMVEIGAPFSLKGLMGNPICSPAYWKPSTFGGETGFNIIKTATLKKLVCLNTKWCPYVDFHVPRNEEEVRQRNPPTEL
- the ptgs1 gene encoding prostaglandin G/H synthase 1 isoform X2 — protein: MRGVTYLCLWVFMSLLFLEKSLCVEDSNTVNPCCYYPCQNSGVCVRFGLENYECDCTRTGFYGENCTVPEFWTWVHLMLKPSPSFSHYVLTHFQWFWALVNNSFLGDILMRLVLTVRSELIPSPPTYNTKYGYLNWESYHNISYYTRILPPIPEDCPLPMGTKGKPTLPDPNVLTERFFKRKTFRPDPQGTNVMFAFMAQHFTHQFFKTRSHVRGGFTKALGHGVDASNIYGDNLERQHLLRLHKDGKLKYQLVDDEVYPPTVSDVPVHMVYPEAFPPEQRLAIGHEFFGILPGLTMYATIWLREHNRVCDILKAEHPTWDDEQLFQTARLIIIGETVNIIIEEYVQQLSGYQMKLKFDPSLLFNARFQYSNRIALEFCHLYHWHPLMPDSFLIDGDEIPYSHFMYNTSLLMHYGVEKLVDAFSRQPAGQIGGGHNLHEVLLNVGEKVIIESRAARIQPFNEYRKKFNLKPYSSFSEFTDDPEMARGLEELYGDVDALEFYPGLLLEKTRSKAIFGESMVEIGAPFSLKGLMGNPICSPAYWKPSTFGGETGFNIIKTATLKKLVCLNTKWCPYVDFHVPRNEEEVRQRNPPTEL